The Zingiber officinale cultivar Zhangliang chromosome 9A, Zo_v1.1, whole genome shotgun sequence genome window below encodes:
- the LOC122018923 gene encoding TOM1-like protein 6 isoform X1, whose product MMPFSSSSLPQRAAAAPGRVEKPAVRVEKATSHLLVGPDWTMNMDICDTVNNDQWQAKEVLKAIKKRLQNKNPKVQFLALTLLETMVKNCGEYVHFQVAERKILEEMIKIVKKKTDMQVRDKILVLLDSWQEAFGGPSGKYPQYYWAYIELKRSGIAFPQRSANAPPIFTPPVARSELTSAYHQSGVGAPIATSVSLNTAMASDTGNLSLSDFSRIRDMIELLREMLQAVNPNDREAVRDELIVELVNQGRSNQKKLMNFIGSTGDEKLLGESLELNDELQSLLARHDAIAAGTPLPSETSKSLPSATKPIEPPPFKSNPAEDDEFEDDFDELARRNSKLKQVTSGNSTSVNSSDSLASYRSDITTVTESSTSSSTMSNALVPVDYPLDPPPHVKVQKEEQDMIDLLSITLSTYSSSPSPPTTPPLVSNQ is encoded by the exons ATGAtgcccttctcctcctcctcgttGCCGCAGAGGGCGGCGGCGGCGCCCGGCCGGGTCGAGAAGCCTGCGGTCCGAGTCGAGAAGGCTACCAGTCATCTCTTGGTCGGCCCTGATTGGACCATGAATATGGACATCTGCGACACCGTCAACAACGATCAGTG GCAAGCCAAAGAAGTGCTTAAAGCAATTAAGAAACGGTTACAAAACAAGAATCCAAAGGTTCAGTTTCTAGCTTTGACG CTGTTGGAAACAATGGTAAAAAATTGTGGCGAGTATGTACATTTTCAAGTTGCTGAACGGAAAATTCTTGAAGAAATGATCAAAATTGTTAAGAAAAAG ACAGACATGCAAGTACGGGATAAAATTTTAGTACTACTGGACTCTTGGCAAGAAGCATTCGGCGGGCCTAGCGGAAAGTATCCTCAGTACTATTGGGCGTATATTGAATTGAAG AGATCTGGAATAGCTTTTCCACAAAGATCAGCAAATGCTCCACCAATATTCACTCCTCCTGTTGCACGTTCAGAATTAACATCTGCGTATCACCAATCAGGCGTTGGAGCTCCAATAGCTACTTCTGTAAGCCTCAACACAGCAATGGCATCTGACACAGGAAATCTAAG TCTATCAGACTTTAGTCGCATCAGGGATATGATAGAGCTATTGCGGGAAATGTTACAGGCAGTCAACCCAAATGACCGTGAG GCTGTGAGAGATGAGTTGATCGTTGAGCTAGTGAACCAGGGTCGCTCTAACCAAAAAAAGCTTATGAACTTTATTGGATCTACCGG GGATGAAAAGCTATTAGGGGAAAGTCTGGAACTGAATGATGAGTTGCAAAGTTTGCTTGCAAGACATGATGCCATAGCTGCTGGAACTCCTTTGCCTTCTGAAACATCAAAGTCACTACCATCCGCTACAAAGCCTATCGAGCCTCCTCCATTCAAAAGTAATCCAGCTGAAGATGATGAATTTGAAGATGACTTTGATGAATTAGCTCGCAG GAACTCGAAGCTTAAGCAAGTTACTTCAGGGAATAGTACATCAGTTAACAGCTCTGACTCCCTTGCGTCCTATCGGAGTGATATAACCACTGTGACGGAGTCAAGCACTTCATCCTCTACGATGAGCAATGCATTGGTTCCAGTTGACTATCCGCTTGATCCACCACCTCATGTCAAAGTCCAAAAGGAAGAGCAAGACATGATTGACCTGCTGAGCATCACTTTGTCAACTTACTCTTCTTCACCGAGCCCACCCACGACACCTCCATTAGTTTCAAACCAATAA
- the LOC122018923 gene encoding TOM1-like protein 6 isoform X2, translating to MVKNCGEYVHFQVAERKILEEMIKIVKKKTDMQVRDKILVLLDSWQEAFGGPSGKYPQYYWAYIELKRSGIAFPQRSANAPPIFTPPVARSELTSAYHQSGVGAPIATSVSLNTAMASDTGNLSLSDFSRIRDMIELLREMLQAVNPNDREAVRDELIVELVNQGRSNQKKLMNFIGSTGDEKLLGESLELNDELQSLLARHDAIAAGTPLPSETSKSLPSATKPIEPPPFKSNPAEDDEFEDDFDELARRNSKLKQVTSGNSTSVNSSDSLASYRSDITTVTESSTSSSTMSNALVPVDYPLDPPPHVKVQKEEQDMIDLLSITLSTYSSSPSPPTTPPLVSNQ from the exons ATGGTAAAAAATTGTGGCGAGTATGTACATTTTCAAGTTGCTGAACGGAAAATTCTTGAAGAAATGATCAAAATTGTTAAGAAAAAG ACAGACATGCAAGTACGGGATAAAATTTTAGTACTACTGGACTCTTGGCAAGAAGCATTCGGCGGGCCTAGCGGAAAGTATCCTCAGTACTATTGGGCGTATATTGAATTGAAG AGATCTGGAATAGCTTTTCCACAAAGATCAGCAAATGCTCCACCAATATTCACTCCTCCTGTTGCACGTTCAGAATTAACATCTGCGTATCACCAATCAGGCGTTGGAGCTCCAATAGCTACTTCTGTAAGCCTCAACACAGCAATGGCATCTGACACAGGAAATCTAAG TCTATCAGACTTTAGTCGCATCAGGGATATGATAGAGCTATTGCGGGAAATGTTACAGGCAGTCAACCCAAATGACCGTGAG GCTGTGAGAGATGAGTTGATCGTTGAGCTAGTGAACCAGGGTCGCTCTAACCAAAAAAAGCTTATGAACTTTATTGGATCTACCGG GGATGAAAAGCTATTAGGGGAAAGTCTGGAACTGAATGATGAGTTGCAAAGTTTGCTTGCAAGACATGATGCCATAGCTGCTGGAACTCCTTTGCCTTCTGAAACATCAAAGTCACTACCATCCGCTACAAAGCCTATCGAGCCTCCTCCATTCAAAAGTAATCCAGCTGAAGATGATGAATTTGAAGATGACTTTGATGAATTAGCTCGCAG GAACTCGAAGCTTAAGCAAGTTACTTCAGGGAATAGTACATCAGTTAACAGCTCTGACTCCCTTGCGTCCTATCGGAGTGATATAACCACTGTGACGGAGTCAAGCACTTCATCCTCTACGATGAGCAATGCATTGGTTCCAGTTGACTATCCGCTTGATCCACCACCTCATGTCAAAGTCCAAAAGGAAGAGCAAGACATGATTGACCTGCTGAGCATCACTTTGTCAACTTACTCTTCTTCACCGAGCCCACCCACGACACCTCCATTAGTTTCAAACCAATAA